Sequence from the Frankiales bacterium genome:
CCACCCTGGACGGCCCGGTGGCTATGCCCATGGGATACCTCTTCACACTCACCCGCGACGACGCCATTGTCGCCCAGATCGTAGTGAACTCCCGGTCCGGCGCGATCACGGTCCGCACGTGGCCGACCCCGTCTGCGACGGCGACGGGCTGATCGTGGCCGCGTCACCTGCACCGCCGGCCCCGCTGGCCCTGGTTGTCGAGGACGAGGACCAGATCCGCCAGGTCGTTGCCGCCTACCTCGAGCGCGACGGTTTCACCGTGATCCAGGCCGCCGACGGCCTCGACGCAGTGACCCAGGCGGAGCAGCAGCAACCCGACGTGATCGTCCTCGACCTCATGCTGCCAGGTCTCGACGGCGTCGAAGTCTGCCGTCGCATCAGGACGTTCTCCGACACGTACATCGTCATGGTCACCGCACGAACCGAGGAGGTCGATACTCTGATCGGCCTGTCGGTAGGCGCCGACGACTACATGACCAAACCCTTCAGCCCCCGCGAGCTCGTGGCACGGATCCGCACGATCATGCGACGCCCACGCAACCAGCCACAACCCGGACGCCGCTGCGGGGGGCTCATAATCGACCCCGACGCGCGTCAAGTCACCCTAGACGGAGAGCTCGTCGACCTCACCCGCACCGAGTTCGACATCCTCGACGTGCTATCCGCGAACCCCCGCCATGTCCATCCTCGCGAAAGGCTGGTCGACGACGTCTGGGGACCGGGTTGGGTGGGCGACCCGCGGCTGGTCGACGTGCACGTCTCCCACATTCGCGCGAAGCTCGGCGACGACATCAGCGACCCGAGGTTCATCGTCACGGTCCGCGGTGTTGGTTTCCGGATGGGCACCGGATGAACGCACGTACCCCGGGCATTCGACTCGGAATTCGGCTACTGCTGGCGATGAGCCTGGTCGTCGTGGCCGGCGCCGGCACCCTGCTCGTCGTGTCGCTACTCACCGCCCCCGGCGTCTTCCAACGCCACCTGTCCGAAGCGGGCGTCCACCTCTCCGACGACGTCACGATGCACGTCGACGAAGGCTTCGCGACCGCCTTGCTGGTCTCCATCACCGCAGGGGTCCTGGCAGCCGTGGCCGTTGCAGCGATCGTGTCGGGCATCGTCGCCGGACGAGTCACCGCACCCATCCAGCAGATCGCCGTTGCCACGGCCAACCTCGCCGCCGGTGACTACTCGTCACGGGTGCAGCAGCCTCGCCTAGGCCCGGAGCTGGAGACCCTCGCGGAGTCCGTCAACGCCTTGGCGCAACGACTCGAGGACAATGAGGCCAGACGCGAGCAGCTGGTCACCGACCTGGCGCACGAGCTCCGAACACCGATCACCGCCATAACCAGCACCGTGGAGGCCATCCACGACGGAGTCCTGCCCGCCGACGACGCCGTCCTCGATGCCCTCGCGAGCCAAAGCGGTCGGCTCGCCCGCCTCGTCGACGACCTCTCCGCCATCTCGCGCGCAGATGAGCACGCCTTCACCATCCGACCACAACCGATCGACCTCGCCGACGCCGCGCGCGCTGCGATACATCACAACCACGTGCGCTTCGCCGCCGCCCGCGTAGGGCTGCACACCGTGGCCCCCAATCCCGTGCCGGTGGTGGCTGACGCAGACCGCTGTGTCGAGATCATCGACCAACTCCTCGAAAATGCACTACGTCACACCCGCCCCGGCGACGACGTCTCACTGTCCGTCGACACGCTGAAGGCATCAGGACGAGTCCGCGTCACCGACACAGGCGACGGGTTCCCGCCCGGCGAGGCAGAACTGATCTTCGAGCGATTCCACCGCGGGTCCGCGAGTCCCGGGCACGGCGTAGGGTTGACCATTGCACGGTCCCTGGCCAACGCCCAAGACGGCAGTCTCGACGCCGTCAGCCCAGGCCCCGGACTAGGAGCTACATTCACGCTTTCTCTCCCACGTCGGGAGCTCTGAGTCAGCATCCCGGTCAAGGGAAGACCGCGAGGTCGACCGCGGTCCGTCTCTGGAGCCGATGGATCTCCGGCCAGTCGAATGTCGTCAACCTTCGCCGAGCCCGGCAACCCTCTCGATCCCGGCATTTCGTCGTGCACGCTGTGCCCGGTGCGCGTGGGATGGGGAGGATCGTGCTTGAGGTAACCCTACCGTGCCCGGAAGTTGTGCCCTCTGCTGTGGCGACCCCTAT
This genomic interval carries:
- a CDS encoding response regulator; protein product: MIVAASPAPPAPLALVVEDEDQIRQVVAAYLERDGFTVIQAADGLDAVTQAEQQQPDVIVLDLMLPGLDGVEVCRRIRTFSDTYIVMVTARTEEVDTLIGLSVGADDYMTKPFSPRELVARIRTIMRRPRNQPQPGRRCGGLIIDPDARQVTLDGELVDLTRTEFDILDVLSANPRHVHPRERLVDDVWGPGWVGDPRLVDVHVSHIRAKLGDDISDPRFIVTVRGVGFRMGTG
- a CDS encoding HAMP domain-containing protein: MNARTPGIRLGIRLLLAMSLVVVAGAGTLLVVSLLTAPGVFQRHLSEAGVHLSDDVTMHVDEGFATALLVSITAGVLAAVAVAAIVSGIVAGRVTAPIQQIAVATANLAAGDYSSRVQQPRLGPELETLAESVNALAQRLEDNEARREQLVTDLAHELRTPITAITSTVEAIHDGVLPADDAVLDALASQSGRLARLVDDLSAISRADEHAFTIRPQPIDLADAARAAIHHNHVRFAAARVGLHTVAPNPVPVVADADRCVEIIDQLLENALRHTRPGDDVSLSVDTLKASGRVRVTDTGDGFPPGEAELIFERFHRGSASPGHGVGLTIARSLANAQDGSLDAVSPGPGLGATFTLSLPRREL